The following are encoded in a window of Verrucomicrobiota bacterium genomic DNA:
- the sufU gene encoding Fe-S cluster assembly sulfur transfer protein SufU translates to MKQDTQNQIDVAQLYQGILLDHSRSPRNFGLLTDAQQSVHGRHAKCGDEVTLHLIWSQNDLDPTLEKITFEGQGCAISQASASLMTELLRGKKKSQITNYHQAFKELLHADSSMQTTLSGEILALQSISQFPQRIPCAMLAWNALEQAIDRLHQTNTMK, encoded by the coding sequence TTGAAACAAGACACCCAAAACCAGATCGATGTCGCTCAGCTTTACCAAGGTATTCTGCTTGACCACTCACGCTCCCCTAGAAATTTTGGGCTGCTCACTGACGCTCAACAAAGTGTTCATGGACGTCATGCAAAATGTGGCGATGAAGTAACCTTGCATCTTATCTGGTCACAGAATGATCTAGATCCCACCTTAGAAAAAATTACCTTTGAAGGTCAAGGCTGTGCCATCAGCCAAGCTTCCGCATCACTCATGACAGAACTTTTACGGGGCAAGAAAAAGTCTCAAATCACTAACTATCACCAAGCATTTAAAGAACTCCTGCATGCCGACTCCTCAATGCAAACCACACTTTCAGGTGAAATACTCGCACTGCAAAGCATCTCCCAATTCCCCCAACGCATTCCTTGCGCTATGCTCGCTTGGAATGCTTTAGAACAAGCGATAGACCGATTGCACCAAACCAACACAATGAAATGA